GGACGGCATCATCATTGTGGCGATTGTGCTGCTGTTGTTTTTGATGAACTGGCGCACAGCAGTAATGGCTTTGAGCGCTATCCCTCTGTCTCTACTGATTGGTCTGAGCATCCTGAATCTATTTGGTCTGGGAATCAACACCATGACGTTAGGGGGACTGGCTGTGGCGATCGGTTCTGTTGTTGATGATGCCATTGTCGATATGGAAAATTCCTATCGACGTATCCGGGAAAATCAACTGGCAGGCACCCCCATTCCCCCATTGCAGGTGGTGTATAACGCCTCCAGAGAAGTGCGGGTGAGTGTTTTATTCTCGACCATTATCATCGCGGTTATTTTCGCACCCATCTTTACCTTGACTGGGATTGAAGGCAAAATCTTTGCCCCGATGGGCTTTGCCTATCTCCTTTCAATTTTCTCGTCCACCTTTGTAGCCCTGACGCTCTCTCCCGCGCTCTCTGCCCTGCTGCTCTCGAATCACAAACTACCAGCGGTGGAAACCTGGCTTGCCCGAACCGCAAAGCGTCTGTATCAACCGCTGTTACAGTTCTCCCTTAGCCGAGCCAAAGTCGTTCTGATGATTGCGGTGGCACTATTTGTCGCTTCGATGCTAGTGTTGCCCACGCTAGGTCGCGTATTTCTACCGGAGTTTCAGGAGCGTTCTTTGGTGAATACGATGACACTCTATCCCGGCAGCTCTCTAGAACTCACCAGTCGGGCCGGACTCGCCATTCAAGATTTGCTCAGAGACGATCCTCTGTTTGATTCAGTGCAGCTTAGGGCGGGTCGGGTGTCGGGGGATGCTGATGCCGCCAGCGTTTCATTTGGTCATGTTGATGTGGAAATTAGTGAAGCTGGGATGAAAGACCGAGAGGCCACTATTGAGACGTTACGTGAGACGTTTGCTCAAATTCCAGGAGTTGTTCCAGGGATTGGCGGCTTCATTTCTCACCGCATTGATGAAATTCTGTCCGGGGTGAGAAGCGCGATCGCCATCAAGATTTTCGGACCAGACTTAGACGAGCTGCGCTCCCTTGGTACCCAGATACAGACTGCCATCAGCGAAGTGCCGGGACTGGTTGATTTACAGCTCGAACCCCAAGTGGACATCAAACAGCTTCAGATTGAATTCGACCGTCAAGCCGCTGCCCGCTATGGCTTAACGGTGGGCCAACTTGCAGAAACGGTCGAAACAGCCTTCAATGGACGCGCTGTATCACAAGTGCTAGAAGGGCAGCAGCTCTTCGATCTATTGGTCTGGTTGCAGGAATCAGATCGCAGCAACCTCGATACAATTCGCAACCTGTTGGTTGATACCCCCAGCGGGACGAAAATACCGCTGGCACAGGTAGCCGATATCAGCTTTGGCACTGGCCCCAACACAATTAACCGTGAAAATGTGCTGCGCCGCTTCATCGTGTCAACCAACGTTGCCAATCGAGACTTAGGCAGTGCCGTCGAAGAAATTAAAGCTACCGTAGCCCAAGAGGTGGAGCTGCCAGAGGGATACTTCATTCAGTACGGCGGTCAGTTTGAGTCAGAGCAGCGAGCGTCCCAAAACCTGATCACCTTTGGATTTCTGGCGCTGGTGGTGGTGGCCGTGATGATGTATTTTGCCGTCAAGTCTGTCCCCGCCACGGTGATGATTATGCTTAACCTACCCCTGGCCCTATCGGGTGGTATCTTTTCCGTCGCCTTGGGCGGGGGCATTCTCTCCGTAGCGTCAATGGTGGGCTTTATCACTCTGTTTGGTGTGGCGACCCGCAATGGCTTGCTATTGGTGGACAACTATAACAATAAATTTGCCGAGGGCAAGTCGATCCAAGCAGGCGTGATGGAGGGATCGACAGAACGCCTGGAAGCGATCTTGATGACGGCCTTAACCTCAGCGCTCGGAATGCTGCCCCTTGTCATTGGGGCTGGGGCAGGCAAGGAAATTCTGCAACCGCTAGCGGTTGTGGTGTTGGGGGGCCTGTTCACCTCCACCGCCCTGACTCTGGTACTCTTGCCCGCGCTATATGCTCAGTTCGGTCGATTCTTGCGCCCTAAGGCTGATCCAGCAACCAGACAACCCGAACATGAAGCCGACGTACAGA
This is a stretch of genomic DNA from Acaryochloris thomasi RCC1774. It encodes these proteins:
- a CDS encoding efflux RND transporter permease subunit translates to MLNAVLKWSIAQRWLIVIGAIIVTVWGLLTVSKMPLDVFPNFAPPQVDVQTEAPGLAPEEVESLVTFPIESAVNGTPGVDIVRSSSGVGISVVQITFNWGTDVYLARQLVSERLQQVTSQLPNGVEIPQISPLSSPIGTVLTYAFTIADGGKTTLMDVRNLVDLEITNQLLAVPGVTQVLSYGGETRQYQVLVDPAKLRAYDITLAEVTQAVEEANTNAGGGFLITPDREYLIRGLGRIQSVEALQESVVTARDGVPVLLGNVADIQIGAALKRGDASANGKAAIVMMVNKQPLSDTPTVTRAVEAQMETIKAGLPEDVEVTATFRQSDFIDASIQNVTSSLRDGIIIVAIVLLLFLMNWRTAVMALSAIPLSLLIGLSILNLFGLGINTMTLGGLAVAIGSVVDDAIVDMENSYRRIRENQLAGTPIPPLQVVYNASREVRVSVLFSTIIIAVIFAPIFTLTGIEGKIFAPMGFAYLLSIFSSTFVALTLSPALSALLLSNHKLPAVETWLARTAKRLYQPLLQFSLSRAKVVLMIAVALFVASMLVLPTLGRVFLPEFQERSLVNTMTLYPGSSLELTSRAGLAIQDLLRDDPLFDSVQLRAGRVSGDADAASVSFGHVDVEISEAGMKDREATIETLRETFAQIPGVVPGIGGFISHRIDEILSGVRSAIAIKIFGPDLDELRSLGTQIQTAISEVPGLVDLQLEPQVDIKQLQIEFDRQAAARYGLTVGQLAETVETAFNGRAVSQVLEGQQLFDLLVWLQESDRSNLDTIRNLLVDTPSGTKIPLAQVADISFGTGPNTINRENVLRRFIVSTNVANRDLGSAVEEIKATVAQEVELPEGYFIQYGGQFESEQRASQNLITFGFLALVVVAVMMYFAVKSVPATVMIMLNLPLALSGGIFSVALGGGILSVASMVGFITLFGVATRNGLLLVDNYNNKFAEGKSIQAGVMEGSTERLEAILMTALTSALGMLPLVIGAGAGKEILQPLAVVVLGGLFTSTALTLVLLPALYAQFGRFLRPKADPATRQPEHEADVQKHDLTLKQ